Proteins from a genomic interval of Megalopta genalis isolate 19385.01 unplaced genomic scaffold, iyMegGena1_principal scaffold0037, whole genome shotgun sequence:
- the LOC117221364 gene encoding SPRY domain-containing SOCS box protein 3 isoform X2 produces MLEKGRHHYWEVKLLTPTYGTDLMIGVGTEKVDMNGSKSTFCSLLGSDQESFGFSYLGYIQYDGWKKKYGSTFGQGSLVGVHLDTWKGTLEFFLNRKSLGIAFTGLRNTMLYPMMCSTAADTKVRLAYCSSVPASLQMECLSMLKPSQREYLLSMFPGLRYLLDSIFAKILETDISDDDYDDDYDLRFLDEYDFALVGAGRKRNRKALTKP; encoded by the exons ATGTTGGAGAAAGGGAGACATCACTATTGGGAAGTAAAATTACTGACACCCACTTACGGAACAGATCTT ATGATCGGTGTCGGTACAGAGAAAGTCGATATGAACGGCAGTAAGTCTACATTCTGTTCGCTTCTTGGGTCGGACCAGGAATCTTTCGGCTTTTCTTATTTAGGGTATATACAATACGATGGTTGGAAGAAGAAATACGGATCTACTTTTGGTCAAGGCAGCTTAGTCGGGGTACATTTGGACACCTGGAAGGGTACCTTGGAATTTTTCCTGAACAGAAAATCCCTCG GTATCGCTTTTACTGGATTGAGGAACACGATGTTGTATCCCATGATGTGCTCTACGGCTGCAGATACTAAGGTGCGATTGGCATATTGCAGTTCTGTACCTGCTTCTTTGCAGATGGAATGCTTATCTATGTTAAAACCGTCTCAAAGAGAGTATTTGCTGAGTATGTTCCCCGGATTGCGTTATCTTCTTGACAGCATATTTGCAAAGATATTAGAAACAGATATAA GTGACGATGATTATGACGACGATTATGATCTGAGGTTTCTCGACGAGTATGACTTTGCTTTGGTGGGTGCTGGTAggaaaagaaatagaaaagccTTAACCAAGCCTTAA
- the LOC117221364 gene encoding SPRY domain-containing SOCS box protein 3 isoform X1, with amino-acid sequence MYVRFSSCTYFKPLNISEHTKFCNCLSEDCRCGEDNDAEFEWEWDKDNAASAIVLSEQNLIVQFHNGVSFGTSAIRGTKMLEKGRHHYWEVKLLTPTYGTDLMIGVGTEKVDMNGSKSTFCSLLGSDQESFGFSYLGYIQYDGWKKKYGSTFGQGSLVGVHLDTWKGTLEFFLNRKSLGIAFTGLRNTMLYPMMCSTAADTKVRLAYCSSVPASLQMECLSMLKPSQREYLLSMFPGLRYLLDSIFAKILETDISDDDYDDDYDLRFLDEYDFALVGAGRKRNRKALTKP; translated from the exons ATGTATGTTCGATTTTCTAGCTGTACCTATTTCAAACCTTTAAATATATCGGAACACACGAAATTTTGTAACTGCCTATCGGAAGATTGTCGTTGCGGAGAGGACAATG ACGCTGAGTTCGAGTGGGAATGGGACAAAGACAACGCCGCGTCTGCTATTGTTTTATCAGAACAAAATCTAATTGTTCAGTTTCATAATGGTGTCAGTTTTGGTACATCAGCAATTAGGGGTACTAAAATGTTGGAGAAAGGGAGACATCACTATTGGGAAGTAAAATTACTGACACCCACTTACGGAACAGATCTT ATGATCGGTGTCGGTACAGAGAAAGTCGATATGAACGGCAGTAAGTCTACATTCTGTTCGCTTCTTGGGTCGGACCAGGAATCTTTCGGCTTTTCTTATTTAGGGTATATACAATACGATGGTTGGAAGAAGAAATACGGATCTACTTTTGGTCAAGGCAGCTTAGTCGGGGTACATTTGGACACCTGGAAGGGTACCTTGGAATTTTTCCTGAACAGAAAATCCCTCG GTATCGCTTTTACTGGATTGAGGAACACGATGTTGTATCCCATGATGTGCTCTACGGCTGCAGATACTAAGGTGCGATTGGCATATTGCAGTTCTGTACCTGCTTCTTTGCAGATGGAATGCTTATCTATGTTAAAACCGTCTCAAAGAGAGTATTTGCTGAGTATGTTCCCCGGATTGCGTTATCTTCTTGACAGCATATTTGCAAAGATATTAGAAACAGATATAA GTGACGATGATTATGACGACGATTATGATCTGAGGTTTCTCGACGAGTATGACTTTGCTTTGGTGGGTGCTGGTAggaaaagaaatagaaaagccTTAACCAAGCCTTAA
- the Ogg1 gene encoding 8-oxoguanine DNA glycosylase yields the protein MHENEVKSMQGKIACPREQLDLGITLKGGQSFRWVPESDGYRGVFDGYVWTLVQDNTHLSYTVQGPLNDSKNYNDILSQYFRLDVSLSDLCKEWSTVDEHFQKSLDKTNGVRILNQEVVENVFSFICSSNNNIRRISTMVEKLCSLFGEKICSIEDKDYYSFPTIEALAKQDVEEQLKEEKFGYRSKYITQTAKTLIKLGGKKWLQSLHKDNNVSYSKAREELITLPGVGPKVSDCVCLMSLGHLEAVPVDTHIKQIAMANYLPHLRQQKSVSNEEVGNHLRKLWGPLAGWAQAVVFCAKINDTDAPVVLKSKRKAYPRKSPKKKICM from the exons ATGCATGAAAATGAAGTGAAGTCGATGCAGGGAAAGATCGCTTGTCCGCGGGAACAGTTGGATTTGGGGATCACTTTGAAAGGTGGCCAAAGTTTCag aTGGGTTCCTGAGAGTGATGGCTACAGAGGAGTATTTGATGGATACGTTTGGACTCTCGTGCAAGACAATACGCATTTATCGTACACTGTCCAAGGTCCACTAAACGATTCCAAAAATTACAACGATATTCTATCTCAGTACTTTAGATTAGACGTGTCGTTGTCAGACCTCTGCAAAGAATGGAGTACGGTGGACGAACATTTTCAAAAGTCGTTAGATAAAACGAATGGTGTTAGAATATTGAATCAAGAAGTCGTTGAAAATGTCTTCTCTTTCATATGTAGTTCGAACAATAATATACGAAG AATATCGACGATGGTAGAAAAACTATGTTCTCTATTCGGTGAAAAGATCTGTTCGATCGAAGATAAAGATTACTATAGTTTCCCAACCATTGAAGCGCTAGCAAAGCAAGACGTTGAGGAACAACTGAAAGAAGAGAAATTCGGATACCGTTCGAAATATATAACGCAAACTGCAAAAACTTTGATAAAACTTGGCGGGAAGAAATGGCTCCAAAGTTTACATAAAGATAACAATGTATCCTACAGTAAAGCAAGGGAAGAGTTAATTACGCTTCCAGGTGTTGGCCCGAAAGTTTCAGACTGTGTATGCTTGATGTCTTTGGGTCATTTGGAAGCTGTCCCAGTAGATACCCATATCAAACAAATCGCTATGGCGAATTATTTGCCTCATTTAAGGCAACAAAAATCGGTTAGCAACGAAGAAGTGGGTAATCATTTGCGAAAATTGTGGGGCCCGTTAGCTGGATGGGCACAGGCTGTAGTATTTTGTGCAAAAATTAACGACACAGATGCCCCCGTCGTGTTGAAGTCGAAACGCAAGGCGTATCCAAGGAAATCACCAAAGAAAAAGATTTGCATGTAG